The following coding sequences lie in one Streptococcus mitis genomic window:
- the relB gene encoding type II toxin-antitoxin system RelB family antitoxin produces MNNVVTTPISVRFSQELNSLLNATIEENNITKTDFIRQAVIEKIEDMYDIKVADEAHQEWVAGGKKTFTHEEMMKRYG; encoded by the coding sequence ATGAATAATGTTGTAACTACACCAATTTCTGTAAGATTTAGTCAGGAGCTAAATTCTTTATTAAATGCTACTATTGAAGAAAATAATATAACAAAGACTGACTTCATCAGACAAGCTGTTATAGAGAAAATTGAAGATATGTATGACATTAAGGTTGCTGATGAGGCTCATCAGGAATGGGTTGCAGGTGGCAAGAAAACTTTTACACATGAAGAGATGATGAAA